One Gloeothece verrucosa PCC 7822 DNA window includes the following coding sequences:
- a CDS encoding GH3 auxin-responsive promoter family protein gives MSSILLSLLTTIAVRRKEEFIAQTHHLESVQNQFLLTLLKTYQNTVLGQKWKIGEIKTVEQFRDRIPILPYSFYHPYMEQISQGQANILTSDPVVYLNLTSGTTSKKKLIPVTKRSRKKRQLVNQVAQGFLAEAIQKRGISLGKMLLTSSVKLAGYTQSGIPYGPVSVGDLRLSNFLYKQIFVHPYQALQSSDSLARHYVCLLFALQYPYLGVLGANFPVLALRLADYLESYAEELIEDLKTGTIAPWLPLEPPLRASLEKQLKPQPQRAARLREILKAEGCLTPQLAWSSIGCIVTARGGTSSFYFQRFPAHFGDTPVFGGIYASAEATFGVYSDLNDDHTILAINSGFYEFIPQEQWEAEQPKTLLPQEVKVGQPYRILVTNYNGFYRYDIGDVVEVVGFYHQTPIITFRYRYKGLLSSTTEKTTEYHVTQVMGQLQQEFSVPLESFCVTLSEQEIPPHYLVNIELRPGYRLNNPEYFVTRFDDKLKQIHTSYALKRKDQVPPPRLRILAPGSFAQVRQRLLDRGIPESHLKLPHISEDRQFLAGLNVEQEITA, from the coding sequence ATGAGCAGTATATTATTATCTTTACTGACTACGATCGCCGTTCGTAGAAAGGAAGAGTTTATCGCTCAAACTCATCATCTAGAATCAGTCCAAAATCAGTTTCTTCTGACCCTATTAAAAACTTACCAAAATACGGTACTGGGTCAGAAGTGGAAAATCGGCGAGATTAAAACCGTTGAACAATTCCGCGATCGTATTCCCATCTTGCCCTATAGCTTCTATCATCCCTATATGGAACAAATTAGCCAAGGGCAAGCTAATATTCTCACTAGCGATCCAGTGGTTTATCTGAATTTGACCAGTGGGACAACCAGTAAAAAGAAACTCATCCCCGTTACGAAACGCTCCCGCAAAAAAAGACAATTAGTCAATCAAGTTGCCCAAGGCTTTTTAGCCGAAGCCATCCAAAAACGGGGAATTTCTTTAGGGAAAATGCTGCTCACCAGTTCAGTCAAACTGGCAGGCTATACCCAGAGCGGTATTCCCTACGGTCCGGTGAGTGTGGGCGATCTCCGCTTGAGTAACTTTCTCTACAAGCAAATTTTTGTCCATCCTTATCAAGCCCTACAATCAAGTGATAGTTTAGCGCGGCATTATGTTTGTCTGCTATTTGCTCTGCAATATCCCTACTTAGGGGTACTAGGGGCTAATTTTCCCGTTTTAGCACTGCGCCTAGCCGACTACTTAGAAAGTTATGCTGAGGAGTTAATTGAAGACCTTAAAACGGGTACTATAGCCCCTTGGCTACCCCTCGAACCCCCATTAAGAGCCTCTCTAGAAAAACAGTTGAAACCCCAGCCCCAACGGGCGGCGAGGTTGCGGGAGATTTTAAAAGCTGAAGGTTGTCTGACTCCTCAATTGGCTTGGTCTTCTATTGGTTGTATAGTCACCGCCCGAGGAGGAACCTCGAGTTTTTATTTTCAACGGTTTCCTGCCCATTTTGGGGATACTCCGGTGTTTGGGGGAATTTATGCTTCTGCGGAGGCAACTTTTGGAGTCTATTCTGACTTGAATGATGACCATACCATCTTAGCCATTAATAGCGGCTTTTATGAATTTATTCCCCAGGAGCAGTGGGAAGCAGAACAACCCAAAACCTTACTCCCCCAAGAGGTGAAAGTCGGACAGCCCTATCGAATTTTAGTCACGAATTATAATGGTTTTTATCGTTATGATATCGGGGATGTGGTAGAAGTTGTCGGTTTTTATCATCAGACTCCCATTATTACCTTTAGATATCGTTATAAGGGCTTGTTGTCTTCTACTACTGAAAAAACCACAGAGTACCATGTAACTCAGGTAATGGGGCAACTGCAACAAGAATTTAGTGTTCCTTTAGAAAGTTTTTGTGTAACACTTTCGGAACAAGAAATACCCCCTCATTATTTGGTCAATATAGAACTGCGGCCGGGATATCGTTTGAATAATCCTGAATATTTTGTCACGCGATTTGATGACAAACTCAAACAAATTCATACTTCTTATGCGCTCAAGCGAAAAGATCAAGTTCCTCCCCCTCGTCTGAGGATTTTAGCCCCCGGAAGTTTTGCCCAAGTTCGTCAACGTTTACTGGATCGAGGCATACCAGAATCTCATCTTAAATTGCCTCATATTAGTGAAGATCGTCAATTTCTTGCTGGCCTAAATGTGGAGCAGGAAATCACCGCCTGA
- a CDS encoding aspartyl/asparaginyl beta-hydroxylase domain-containing protein — protein sequence MTLTSKLIKRLENWILADNWLENQVAKHSLIGDSIFFDTEQFPWSKELEKNWQVIRSELEQVLPFVNELPNFQEISERQYKIANDDRWKTYFFYAFGYKSQKNCERCPQTAKLIEKIPGLKVAFFSILAPGKHIPEHRGKHKGLIRYHLGLMAPEPKAACRIRVADQIAYWEEGKSLIFDDTFLHEVWNDTEGYRAILFLDIARPLRFPWSLINWLVNRFITASSIVKQAKINHELWEKKFYPQ from the coding sequence ATGACTTTAACAAGTAAGTTGATCAAAAGATTAGAAAACTGGATTTTAGCCGATAATTGGTTAGAAAATCAGGTGGCAAAACATTCTTTAATCGGAGATTCAATTTTTTTTGATACTGAGCAGTTTCCTTGGTCTAAAGAATTAGAAAAAAATTGGCAAGTTATTCGCTCTGAACTTGAGCAAGTTCTCCCTTTTGTGAACGAGTTACCGAATTTTCAGGAGATTTCCGAGCGGCAATATAAAATAGCCAATGATGATCGCTGGAAAACTTATTTCTTTTATGCGTTTGGCTATAAATCTCAAAAAAACTGTGAAAGATGTCCCCAAACCGCAAAACTGATCGAAAAAATCCCCGGGCTTAAAGTGGCTTTTTTTTCGATTTTGGCCCCAGGTAAACATATTCCTGAACATCGGGGTAAACATAAAGGTTTAATTCGCTATCATTTGGGTTTGATGGCCCCTGAACCCAAAGCCGCTTGTCGCATTCGGGTGGCTGATCAAATTGCTTATTGGGAAGAAGGCAAAAGTTTAATTTTTGATGATACTTTTTTGCACGAAGTTTGGAATGATACTGAGGGTTATCGGGCGATTTTATTTTTAGATATTGCTAGACCTTTACGGTTTCCCTGGTCTTTAATTAATTGGTTAGTTAACCGTTTTATTACGGCTTCTTCTATTGTTAAGCAAGCTAAAATTAATCATGAACTCTGGGAAAAAAAGTTTTACCCTCAATAG